The following coding sequences lie in one Sebaldella sp. S0638 genomic window:
- a CDS encoding phosphoribosylanthranilate isomerase: MSKLKICGIRSIEEILELAELDIDYFGCIFANSPRQVSVELAKKITETAHKYNKKTVGVFVNSSADEIREIRSVVKLDVIQLHGDETPEFCKKLGGTIWKVFRVFDEIPDITPYRDYIEYALFDTKGKDYGGNGIIFDWSILKNLDFPYVLAGGLSKENIKNALKYNPAVLDINSKAEINNRKDKNLILDIIDIVKQERNEI; the protein is encoded by the coding sequence ATGAGCAAACTAAAAATATGCGGAATCAGGTCTATAGAAGAGATATTGGAACTTGCAGAACTGGACATTGATTATTTCGGCTGTATTTTTGCCAACAGCCCAAGACAGGTTTCTGTGGAACTTGCTAAAAAAATAACTGAAACCGCTCATAAATATAATAAAAAAACAGTAGGTGTTTTCGTAAATTCTTCAGCAGATGAAATAAGGGAAATAAGAAGTGTCGTAAAGCTCGATGTTATCCAGCTTCACGGCGACGAAACCCCGGAATTCTGCAAAAAACTCGGCGGAACTATCTGGAAAGTATTCAGAGTTTTTGATGAAATACCTGATATCACACCTTACAGAGACTATATTGAATATGCACTATTTGATACCAAAGGTAAAGATTACGGCGGAAACGGAATTATTTTTGACTGGAGTATACTTAAAAATCTCGATTTTCCATATGTTCTCGCTGGTGGTCTGTCAAAAGAAAATATAAAAAATGCCCTGAAATATAATCCGGCAGTTCTGGATATCAACAGCAAAGCAGAGATCAATAACAGAAAAGATAAAAACCTTATATTAGATATAATAGATATTGTTAAACAAGAAAGGAATGAAATATGA
- the trpD gene encoding anthranilate phosphoribosyltransferase, with protein MLRKYIIKLQDKESLSNTDFEEIVKIIADKSYDKNQLSALLVLISEESLTPEGLAAFVKNILKYSSTFEDTGAMIDVCGTGGDGFKTINISTATAFICGALGVTVAKHGNRAVSSRSGSSDILDILNVPLESSIDRQQHILKNQNLSFFHAPYFHKLVGEVKTLREKLGVRTVFNILGPLLHPNLHLKYQLVGIYHKPVQSLYAETLRHLGREHALIVRGNDGLDEISITADTKIIEVKQDKIKEFYISPEEYGFKRTAHSEITGGNPEENAEILINILNGREKGAKRDIVVLNSMFAVYTSDFCDSPEKAKTIIENALNSGHIYDYFRNYINFLKEVS; from the coding sequence ATGCTAAGAAAATATATTATAAAACTACAGGATAAAGAAAGTCTTTCAAATACAGATTTTGAAGAAATAGTAAAAATCATCGCTGATAAGTCTTATGATAAAAACCAGCTCAGCGCGCTTCTTGTTCTTATATCTGAGGAAAGTCTTACACCGGAAGGATTGGCCGCCTTTGTAAAAAACATTTTAAAATACAGTTCTACATTTGAAGATACAGGAGCTATGATTGATGTGTGCGGAACAGGAGGAGACGGATTCAAAACTATTAATATCTCCACAGCAACAGCATTTATCTGCGGCGCTCTCGGTGTGACAGTGGCGAAGCACGGCAACAGAGCTGTTTCCAGCAGAAGCGGCAGCAGTGACATTCTGGATATTCTGAATGTGCCATTGGAAAGCTCTATTGACAGACAGCAGCATATCCTAAAAAATCAAAATCTATCTTTCTTTCATGCGCCATATTTCCACAAACTTGTGGGAGAAGTAAAAACGCTCCGTGAAAAACTCGGAGTAAGAACAGTTTTCAATATTTTAGGGCCGCTTCTTCACCCAAATTTACACTTGAAATATCAGCTTGTAGGCATCTATCACAAACCTGTCCAGAGCCTTTATGCCGAAACACTCCGGCATCTGGGAAGAGAACATGCGCTTATTGTAAGGGGAAATGACGGGCTTGATGAAATATCCATAACTGCTGACACCAAGATCATAGAAGTAAAACAGGATAAAATAAAAGAATTTTATATTTCACCTGAAGAATACGGCTTCAAAAGAACAGCCCACAGTGAAATTACCGGAGGAAATCCTGAGGAAAATGCCGAAATTCTTATTAATATACTAAACGGCAGAGAAAAAGGGGCTAAAAGGGATATTGTCGTTCTGAACTCTATGTTTGCAGTCTATACATCAGACTTCTGCGATTCTCCTGAAAAAGCAAAGACAATAATAGAAAACGCTCTGAACAGCGGTCATATTTATGATTATTTCAGAAACTACATTAATTTTTTAAAGGAGGTAAGCTAA
- a CDS encoding aminodeoxychorismate/anthranilate synthase component II, with protein MILLIDNYDSFVFNVKQYIEDISGKSVYTVRNDSITIKDIRELKPSGIILSPGPKHPSDSNICLDILKNISDIPVLGICLGHQAVGYSLSGEINCLDIPVHGKTSNINIIKKEKLFDNIPESFSVMRYHSLYISENNFPEELEILAKTDDGIIMAVKHKTKEIYGVQFHPESYFTDYGKEILKNFISISYNQEENLC; from the coding sequence ATGATTTTACTAATTGATAACTATGATTCTTTTGTTTTCAACGTAAAACAGTACATTGAGGATATCAGCGGAAAAAGTGTCTATACTGTAAGAAACGACAGTATTACCATAAAAGATATCAGAGAACTAAAGCCTTCGGGAATTATTCTGTCTCCCGGACCAAAACACCCTTCTGACAGCAATATATGTCTTGATATTCTGAAAAACATTTCAGATATTCCCGTTCTGGGTATTTGTCTCGGACATCAGGCTGTGGGATATTCGCTTTCAGGCGAGATAAACTGTCTTGATATCCCTGTTCACGGCAAAACCAGCAATATTAATATTATAAAGAAAGAAAAATTATTTGATAATATACCTGAAAGTTTTTCTGTTATGCGGTATCACTCACTGTATATCTCTGAAAACAACTTTCCCGAAGAATTGGAAATACTTGCCAAAACAGATGACGGCATAATAATGGCAGTAAAACATAAAACAAAAGAAATATACGGTGTTCAGTTTCATCCGGAATCATATTTTACAGATTACGGGAAGGAAATTCTGAAAAACTTTATTTCAATATCATATAATCAGGAGGAAAATTTATGCTAA
- a CDS encoding flavodoxin family protein has protein sequence MKILGISAGTRNGNNDSMCKEALMGAQEAGAEVEFIRLLDLDIKHCTGCIACVRTLMSGQGGICTLKDDFEWLKDKILDADGIVFSVPIFEKGALGMFRTLLDRFGPRMDRANNVIGTKIARENGGKEPDQRVLKNKAVSYMALGGSEWTTRVQCDMELFSLVPMWKTINNEVFDWSTNILLDEERINKVNKIGKNLAMASLEADNAEYLGDQGICPHCHSRNFYLNNDSSEAVCCLCGIIGEIKVTDGKISFYFPEEQLSHAHNTMPGKLIHVNDIRGTVETLKDMKNSPVYAERIKKYKEFIQPLRPEN, from the coding sequence ATGAAAATACTAGGAATTTCAGCCGGGACAAGAAACGGTAACAATGATTCAATGTGTAAGGAAGCATTGATGGGAGCACAGGAGGCAGGAGCTGAAGTAGAATTTATAAGACTGCTTGATCTTGATATAAAGCATTGTACGGGATGTATTGCCTGTGTAAGAACTTTAATGTCAGGACAGGGCGGAATATGCACACTTAAAGATGATTTTGAATGGTTAAAGGATAAAATACTGGATGCCGACGGAATTGTTTTCTCTGTTCCGATCTTTGAAAAGGGAGCTTTGGGTATGTTCAGAACTCTGCTTGACCGCTTCGGTCCGAGAATGGACAGGGCAAATAATGTTATCGGTACAAAAATCGCAAGGGAAAACGGCGGAAAAGAGCCTGACCAGAGAGTTTTGAAAAATAAAGCAGTTTCATATATGGCATTAGGCGGATCTGAATGGACTACAAGGGTTCAGTGTGATATGGAACTGTTCTCGCTGGTTCCAATGTGGAAAACAATTAATAATGAAGTTTTTGACTGGTCTACCAATATTCTGCTTGATGAGGAAAGAATAAATAAAGTAAACAAAATTGGGAAAAATCTTGCAATGGCATCATTAGAAGCAGATAATGCTGAATATCTCGGAGATCAGGGAATCTGCCCGCACTGCCACAGCAGAAATTTTTATTTAAATAATGATTCCAGCGAAGCTGTCTGCTGTTTGTGCGGAATAATCGGAGAAATAAAAGTAACTGACGGAAAAATCAGTTTTTACTTCCCGGAAGAACAGCTTTCCCATGCTCATAATACAATGCCCGGAAAACTTATCCATGTTAATGACATCAGAGGTACTGTGGAGACACTAAAAGATATGAAAAATTCTCCTGTCTATGCTGAAAGAATAAAAAAATACAAAGAATTTATTCAGCCGCTCAGACCTGAAAATTAA
- a CDS encoding efflux RND transporter periplasmic adaptor subunit — protein sequence MKKICYLLIVLVFIFSCKKKEEAVELALPVKVAELKNETLELSYSGNAEIKPVDEVPYTASSSGTLKIINFKNGDYVQKGQLILAIDDQQTRSNQMAATSEYSISKVEYDKMRTLYEKRLVTETDYFAAKSRFDAAAANLAATNDSVNRTVIRADVSGVISGLNLKQYQEIRVGDTLFTLVSEDTMELEIGVPANTISMIHIGSAVKVKVSEINKEVEAFVSEVSPAADPVTRQFLIKVRIPNPDRELKKGMYGVASVDLGSTQGLVVPQSSIVIKGISKVIFVNNNGVAKQVKVNIVNQNDQSAVVEGEGLTTGVQYLIDGQTTIENGEKVRVVQ from the coding sequence ATGAAAAAGATTTGTTATTTACTGATAGTTCTTGTTTTTATATTTTCATGTAAGAAGAAAGAAGAAGCAGTAGAATTAGCCCTGCCTGTAAAGGTAGCAGAATTAAAAAATGAAACACTGGAATTAAGTTATTCGGGAAATGCTGAAATAAAGCCGGTAGATGAAGTACCTTATACAGCTTCATCAAGCGGTACGCTAAAAATTATAAATTTTAAAAACGGAGACTACGTTCAAAAAGGTCAGCTTATACTTGCAATAGACGATCAGCAGACAAGATCAAACCAAATGGCAGCTACATCAGAATATAGTATTTCAAAAGTAGAATATGACAAAATGAGAACGCTTTATGAAAAAAGACTGGTGACAGAGACAGATTACTTTGCGGCTAAAAGCAGATTTGATGCAGCGGCGGCGAACTTAGCAGCAACAAATGACAGCGTCAACAGAACAGTTATTCGTGCAGATGTAAGCGGTGTTATTTCAGGACTGAATTTGAAACAATATCAGGAAATAAGAGTAGGGGATACATTGTTTACTCTTGTAAGTGAAGATACAATGGAACTGGAAATCGGAGTTCCTGCGAATACTATAAGCATGATACATATAGGAAGCGCGGTTAAAGTAAAGGTAAGCGAGATAAATAAAGAAGTGGAAGCCTTCGTAAGCGAAGTGAGTCCTGCGGCAGACCCTGTTACAAGACAGTTTTTAATTAAAGTGCGTATCCCTAATCCGGATCGTGAACTTAAAAAAGGTATGTACGGTGTGGCAAGTGTGGATTTAGGTTCTACACAGGGATTGGTAGTTCCGCAGTCATCAATAGTAATAAAAGGAATAAGTAAAGTAATATTCGTTAATAATAACGGAGTAGCAAAACAGGTTAAAGTAAATATAGTAAACCAAAATGATCAAAGTGCAGTTGTAGAAGGTGAAGGACTAACAACAGGCGTGCAATATCTGATAGACGGACAAACTACTATAGAGAACGGTGAGAAGGTAAGAGTAGTACAGTAG
- a CDS encoding TolC family protein, with the protein MKKLAVYLTLCLSALAAEKITIQEAAEMALKNNRDIKIEMKNLENSDLDVRKSWKDSFFKVNFVSSETFFTAKGSNSELPDGKHGQAVSLEQPIFQGGKISSGIKTAKTAKNLSMYQLEKTKKDTVLNVIDMYIVVLNYENKTEVLQSSEKSLNENLRIIKEKYNVRMATKPDLLEAERSVLEVKAQILDNQNQVNIAKDNLVKALGLKVGSDIEVVPFTVAEKFSSKINYTNDIIRLEDENSEYKISELQSEISKLNIDSAKSIYYPTVNANMSYGTDSQSEFADSFKGENSFMSVGFTIKWQLFDWGSAKDDVKKAKNNLEISKLKQTDTLENVRTSLKSTYMDIVHSEKVLETKQKAVETAAEVYKLETERYQYNLITLRDLLNAEVKLRESKIDYISTRLNYYYLISKYESMFN; encoded by the coding sequence ATGAAAAAGTTAGCGGTGTACCTAACCCTGTGCTTAAGCGCCTTAGCAGCAGAAAAAATTACTATTCAGGAAGCAGCGGAAATGGCTTTGAAAAACAACAGAGACATTAAGATAGAGATGAAAAATCTTGAAAACAGCGACCTGGATGTAAGAAAATCATGGAAAGATTCATTTTTCAAAGTGAATTTTGTATCCAGCGAGACATTTTTTACAGCTAAAGGTTCGAATTCCGAGCTTCCTGACGGGAAACACGGACAGGCAGTCAGCTTGGAGCAGCCGATATTTCAGGGCGGTAAGATATCATCTGGAATAAAAACAGCTAAAACAGCCAAGAATTTATCTATGTATCAATTGGAAAAAACTAAAAAGGACACAGTCCTGAATGTGATAGATATGTATATAGTAGTTCTGAATTATGAGAATAAAACAGAAGTTCTTCAGAGCTCGGAAAAATCACTGAATGAAAACTTGAGAATAATAAAAGAAAAATATAATGTGCGTATGGCTACGAAACCTGATCTTCTTGAAGCTGAAAGATCTGTACTGGAGGTAAAAGCACAGATTCTGGATAATCAGAATCAGGTAAATATAGCAAAGGATAATCTGGTAAAAGCACTGGGACTGAAAGTAGGAAGTGATATTGAAGTGGTTCCTTTCACAGTAGCAGAAAAATTCAGCAGTAAAATCAATTATACCAATGACATTATAAGACTGGAAGATGAAAATTCAGAGTACAAAATTTCTGAACTGCAGTCTGAAATATCAAAACTTAATATTGATTCTGCAAAATCAATTTATTATCCCACTGTAAATGCAAATATGTCTTACGGGACAGATTCACAGTCAGAGTTTGCCGACAGTTTTAAAGGAGAGAATTCCTTTATGAGTGTTGGCTTTACAATTAAATGGCAGTTATTCGACTGGGGAAGTGCCAAGGATGATGTAAAAAAAGCTAAAAATAATCTCGAGATAAGCAAGCTGAAACAGACAGATACACTGGAAAATGTGAGAACTTCATTAAAATCTACATATATGGACATTGTTCATAGTGAAAAGGTTCTTGAAACTAAACAAAAGGCAGTAGAAACAGCGGCAGAAGTATATAAACTCGAAACAGAGAGATATCAGTATAATCTGATAACATTAAGAGATCTCCTGAATGCTGAGGTAAAACTGAGAGAAAGCAAAATAGACTACATATCAACACGTCTGAATTACTATTATTTGATATCTAAATATGAATCTATGTTTAACTAA
- the trpA gene encoding tryptophan synthase subunit alpha yields the protein MNKLENIFKEKKNVNIGYIVGGFPDINYTREFLLNLEKSPIDILEIGIPYSDPIADGKIISEASFTAAQNNVTPDTVFDLLTAEKEKINTPLVFLIYYNLIFAYGIDNFIKKSAEAGITGLIIPDLPYEEAQELIDKLNKNNIAFIPLVSVTSKDRIPKLVSQGSGFIYAIASLGVTGTKQVSPDRLTDFINEIKEHTELPVAIGFGIKNREDIKKLRDSADGLIVGTSIVKLTKNHNPDEILPELQELFTV from the coding sequence ATGAATAAACTGGAAAATATTTTTAAAGAGAAAAAAAATGTCAATATCGGATATATAGTAGGCGGTTTCCCGGATATAAACTATACCAGAGAATTTCTTCTGAATCTGGAAAAATCACCAATTGATATATTGGAAATAGGTATTCCCTATTCTGATCCTATTGCCGACGGAAAAATTATTTCTGAAGCTTCTTTTACTGCCGCACAGAATAATGTTACTCCTGACACTGTCTTTGATCTTTTGACTGCTGAAAAGGAAAAGATTAATACACCCCTTGTGTTTTTAATATATTACAATCTTATTTTTGCCTATGGAATTGATAACTTTATAAAAAAATCCGCCGAAGCTGGAATAACCGGACTTATAATTCCTGACCTGCCTTATGAAGAAGCGCAGGAACTTATTGATAAACTAAATAAAAACAATATTGCCTTTATTCCTCTTGTAAGCGTTACCTCGAAAGACCGTATTCCAAAGCTGGTTTCACAGGGGAGCGGTTTTATATATGCCATTGCCTCACTTGGAGTTACGGGAACAAAACAGGTTTCCCCTGACAGGCTCACAGATTTTATAAATGAAATAAAAGAACATACAGAACTTCCTGTAGCTATAGGCTTTGGAATAAAAAACAGAGAAGATATAAAAAAGCTGCGGGATTCTGCAGATGGATTAATTGTAGGAACTTCCATAGTAAAATTAACAAAAAATCATAATCCTGATGAAATTCTTCCTGAATTACAGGAATTATTTACAGTATAA
- a CDS encoding TetR/AcrR family transcriptional regulator, whose amino-acid sequence MKEDKKRKIVEKAIELFGEAGYLKTTVEEITNSLNISKGSFYTYFDSKESLLLGILNYLFDQHCLILDKIAEETEKLNAEDTLKCYLKSSIEKTMVNKNVTALIQQVIFNDFFKVDEIKRKLPSFKEIDVKFVRENIFEKLGKKQRYFNKNLVVEYTISSIHTFIMMNLKERETEFVEQNKEGIIEDLTSLILHGIQKEEL is encoded by the coding sequence ATGAAAGAAGACAAGAAAAGAAAAATTGTAGAGAAGGCAATTGAGCTATTCGGTGAAGCAGGATATCTGAAAACAACAGTAGAGGAGATTACCAATTCCCTGAATATCTCGAAAGGAAGTTTTTACACATATTTTGACAGTAAAGAGTCTTTATTGCTGGGTATATTGAACTATCTGTTTGATCAGCACTGTCTGATACTGGACAAGATTGCGGAGGAAACAGAAAAACTCAATGCAGAAGATACTCTGAAATGCTATTTAAAATCCTCTATAGAGAAAACCATGGTTAATAAAAATGTGACTGCTCTAATTCAACAGGTCATATTTAATGACTTTTTCAAAGTAGACGAAATAAAAAGAAAACTTCCGAGCTTTAAAGAAATTGATGTAAAGTTCGTGAGGGAAAATATATTTGAAAAATTGGGTAAAAAACAAAGATATTTTAATAAGAACCTGGTAGTAGAATATACAATTTCATCTATACATACATTTATAATGATGAATCTGAAAGAGAGAGAGACTGAATTTGTGGAGCAAAATAAAGAAGGGATTATTGAAGATCTGACATCTTTAATATTACACGGAATACAAAAGGAGGAATTATGA
- a CDS encoding anthranilate synthase component I family protein: MIIDLEYKAADCFNLIKNIFQNSYLAEDNRQVIIGIDVTYLDSEKFSYEDIRGFIKSQKGIADFSGLFGVFSYETVHYFEKIIKNDNSEYYYPDFVFADAGAYLHFNKKNSVFSFFGDKEKYSDLLLRLKGKIDTVKPHKNRDFKIISDEQRKKKIFLENVSKAKEYIKKGDIFQVVLSSQIVLESDFDPYDFYTELAEKNPSPYMFYFPSPYGTVIGSSPEILLKIENSRIFIAPIAGTRPRGKDTEEDRFLADDLLNDDKELAEHRMLIDLARNDIGKFSIPGSVRVENPMHIEYFQHVMHIVSDVYGEMKKETDIFDVLTTAFPAGTLSGAPKIRAMEIISELENNRRNIYGGGTGFLHYNGDSQIAITIRTAFYKDKRYYIQSGAGIVYDSDPEKEYREILHKRKSLTGIFEKEGNL, from the coding sequence ATGATTATAGATTTAGAATATAAAGCTGCCGACTGCTTTAATCTTATAAAAAACATATTTCAAAACAGTTATCTTGCAGAAGATAACAGACAGGTAATTATAGGTATTGATGTTACTTATCTTGATTCGGAAAAATTTTCTTATGAAGATATACGCGGATTTATTAAGTCCCAAAAGGGCATTGCTGATTTTTCCGGACTGTTTGGCGTATTCTCATATGAAACTGTACATTATTTTGAGAAAATAATTAAAAATGATAATTCGGAATATTACTATCCAGACTTTGTATTTGCAGATGCCGGTGCATATCTTCACTTTAATAAGAAAAATTCAGTATTCAGCTTTTTCGGAGATAAAGAAAAATATTCAGATTTACTGCTTCGGTTAAAAGGAAAGATTGATACTGTAAAACCGCATAAGAACAGAGACTTTAAAATTATCAGTGATGAACAGAGAAAAAAGAAAATATTTCTTGAAAATGTCAGTAAAGCAAAAGAATATATCAAAAAAGGCGATATCTTTCAGGTAGTATTAAGCTCACAGATAGTTCTCGAATCAGACTTTGATCCTTATGACTTCTATACTGAACTTGCAGAAAAAAATCCTTCACCTTATATGTTTTATTTTCCTTCGCCATACGGTACAGTTATCGGCTCAAGTCCGGAAATACTGTTAAAAATAGAAAACAGCCGGATTTTTATAGCGCCGATTGCAGGAACAAGACCCAGAGGAAAAGATACCGAAGAAGACAGATTTCTTGCAGATGATCTTCTGAATGATGACAAGGAACTTGCAGAACACAGAATGCTTATTGACCTTGCACGAAACGACATAGGAAAATTCAGTATACCGGGTAGTGTCAGAGTGGAAAATCCAATGCATATAGAATATTTTCAGCATGTTATGCATATTGTAAGTGATGTTTACGGTGAAATGAAGAAGGAAACTGACATTTTCGATGTTTTAACCACTGCATTTCCTGCGGGAACCCTAAGCGGAGCGCCAAAGATCAGGGCAATGGAAATAATATCAGAGCTGGAAAACAACAGACGCAATATCTACGGCGGCGGTACGGGCTTTCTGCATTATAACGGTGATTCCCAGATTGCCATTACTATAAGAACCGCATTTTATAAAGATAAGAGGTATTATATACAGTCAGGTGCAGGAATTGTCTATGATTCAGACCCTGAAAAAGAATACCGCGAAATACTTCACAAAAGAAAATCGCTGACTGGAATTTTTGAAAAGGAGGGAAATTTATGA
- a CDS encoding TetR/AcrR family transcriptional regulator, whose amino-acid sequence MRSKEMQKFHSKSLIVQSLLYLMRKKSFHEIKITEICNKAGVSRLSYYRNFESKEDIVLYYFNDNFEKIMERIIKMENISYKQLIEILFSHFMIHLEDNKLFFRDKLIYLISISSDEYLKKFMKVVFKDNSHDDFILKFLQGGIMNIMIGLMTGEESHSVEDIAVRVDFIYKMLSEGKPVL is encoded by the coding sequence ATGAGAAGTAAAGAGATGCAGAAATTTCACAGTAAAAGTTTGATAGTACAGTCATTGCTGTATTTAATGAGAAAAAAATCCTTTCATGAGATAAAAATAACAGAAATATGTAACAAAGCCGGGGTATCAAGGCTGAGTTACTACAGAAATTTTGAGAGTAAGGAAGACATTGTTTTATATTACTTCAATGATAATTTTGAAAAAATTATGGAGAGAATAATCAAAATGGAAAATATAAGTTATAAACAACTTATTGAAATACTGTTTTCCCACTTTATGATACATCTGGAGGATAATAAACTGTTTTTTCGTGATAAACTTATATACTTGATATCTATTTCTTCTGATGAATATCTGAAAAAATTTATGAAAGTGGTTTTTAAGGATAACAGTCATGATGATTTTATACTAAAATTCTTACAGGGCGGAATAATGAATATAATGATAGGTCTTATGACGGGGGAAGAAAGTCACAGTGTGGAAGACATAGCTGTCAGGGTAGATTTTATATATAAGATGTTAAGTGAGGGGAAACCTGTTTTATAA
- the trpB gene encoding tryptophan synthase subunit beta, translating into MNKKSYYGDFGGQFVPETIMNALIELEKEYEKTIDDKEFRDEFQSLLKDFVGRETPLYHAKNLSRHYGHNIFLKREDLNHTGAHKINNALGQALLAQKMGKKKIIAETGAGQHGVATATAAALLGMECDVYMGAVDIERQKLNVFRMELLGAKVISVEEGLKTLKEATTAAIQAWVNEVENVFYVIGSVVGPYPYPEMVKDFQSVIGDETKKQMEKYGNTDCIIACVGGGSNAMGIFSAFLDDKDTALYGIEAGGKGIDTDEHAATLTMGSPGILHGMKTYVLQDKYGRINPVHSISAGLDYPGVGPEHSFLFDTKRVTYAAVTDNEAMEALLLLTQKEGIIPAIESAHAVAYLEKLCPVLEGKKNIVVNISGRGDKDMHTVFSILKGGEVHE; encoded by the coding sequence ATGAATAAAAAATCTTATTATGGTGATTTTGGCGGACAGTTTGTTCCCGAAACTATTATGAATGCACTTATAGAACTGGAAAAAGAATATGAGAAAACCATTGATGACAAGGAGTTCAGAGATGAATTCCAGAGCCTTCTAAAAGACTTTGTGGGACGGGAAACACCTTTATACCATGCAAAAAATTTAAGCAGACATTACGGGCATAATATATTTTTGAAAAGAGAGGATCTGAATCATACAGGAGCCCATAAAATAAACAATGCACTTGGTCAGGCACTGCTTGCACAAAAAATGGGAAAAAAGAAAATAATCGCCGAAACAGGTGCAGGACAGCACGGAGTTGCCACAGCTACAGCTGCCGCTCTTCTGGGCATGGAATGTGACGTTTATATGGGAGCTGTTGATATAGAGAGACAGAAATTAAATGTTTTCCGTATGGAACTGCTTGGTGCTAAAGTTATTTCCGTGGAAGAAGGGCTGAAAACATTAAAAGAAGCTACTACTGCTGCTATTCAGGCATGGGTTAACGAAGTGGAGAATGTGTTTTATGTCATAGGTTCAGTGGTAGGCCCTTATCCGTATCCGGAAATGGTAAAAGACTTTCAGTCTGTTATTGGTGATGAAACAAAAAAACAGATGGAAAAATACGGGAATACAGACTGTATTATTGCCTGTGTCGGCGGCGGCAGCAATGCCATGGGAATTTTTTCAGCTTTTCTTGACGACAAAGATACCGCATTATATGGAATTGAAGCAGGAGGAAAAGGTATTGATACAGATGAACACGCCGCTACTCTCACAATGGGAAGTCCGGGAATACTTCACGGAATGAAGACTTATGTACTTCAGGACAAATACGGCCGTATAAATCCCGTTCATTCCATATCAGCGGGACTTGATTATCCCGGAGTCGGTCCGGAACACTCTTTTCTTTTTGATACAAAGAGAGTTACATATGCAGCTGTTACTGATAACGAAGCTATGGAAGCATTGCTGCTGCTTACGCAGAAAGAAGGAATAATTCCTGCTATAGAAAGTGCACATGCTGTGGCTTACCTTGAAAAGCTCTGCCCTGTTCTTGAAGGAAAGAAAAATATTGTTGTAAATATCTCAGGACGTGGTGACAAAGATATGCATACGGTATTTTCTATATTAAAAGGAGGCGAAGTCCATGAATAA
- a CDS encoding indole-3-glycerol phosphate synthase TrpC, translating into MSNILQKIKLEREKQLSDEKNLLSKPSLIKALKKEGIQIIGEIKRASPSKGKIAENTFDIEKQLDYYVKNNIAAFSILTENHFFKGKNEDLSFARELYPEIPILRKDFIFDPFQVAQAKFIGASAVLLIVKMLSDTELKKLHKLALDLELEVLVEIHNEEDLERALKIPDIALLGINNRNLDTFETSLSVTEKFFPKIPADRNITIISESGIHTHEDLKFVESIGVSGVLIGESLMKGGLLA; encoded by the coding sequence ATGTCTAATATACTGCAAAAAATCAAACTGGAAAGGGAAAAACAACTTTCCGATGAAAAAAATCTTCTTTCAAAACCCTCACTTATAAAGGCTTTGAAAAAGGAAGGAATTCAGATAATCGGTGAGATAAAAAGAGCTTCTCCATCCAAAGGAAAAATTGCCGAAAATACTTTTGACATTGAAAAACAGCTTGATTATTATGTAAAAAATAATATTGCAGCTTTTTCCATCCTTACAGAAAACCATTTTTTCAAAGGAAAGAATGAAGACCTTAGTTTTGCCAGAGAACTTTATCCCGAAATCCCTATACTGCGTAAAGATTTTATTTTTGATCCGTTTCAGGTAGCACAGGCAAAATTTATCGGGGCAAGTGCAGTTCTCCTTATAGTAAAAATGCTTTCAGATACTGAATTGAAAAAGCTTCATAAACTCGCACTTGATCTGGAACTGGAAGTTCTTGTAGAAATACATAACGAAGAAGATTTGGAAAGAGCTTTGAAAATCCCTGATATTGCTCTTTTGGGAATTAACAACAGAAATCTCGACACTTTTGAAACTTCACTTTCTGTTACAGAAAAATTTTTTCCAAAAATTCCCGCTGACAGAAATATTACTATTATAAGTGAAAGCGGTATACATACTCATGAAGACTTAAAATTCGTGGAATCTATCGGTGTTTCCGGGGTTCTTATAGGCGAATCCCTTATGAAAGGCGGTCTTTTAGCATAA